A genomic stretch from Telopea speciosissima isolate NSW1024214 ecotype Mountain lineage chromosome 7, Tspe_v1, whole genome shotgun sequence includes:
- the LOC122667793 gene encoding serine/arginine-rich SC35-like splicing factor SCL28 isoform X2 gives MGRYRSRSRSYSPRRSRSPPPRKRYDDPRDRYQGSRSYRDRRSGPSGLLVRNIALDARSEDLRIPFERFGPVKDVYLPKNYYTGEPRGFGFVKFRNGDDAAEAKRQMNHQVIGGREITIVFAEENRKTPQEMRSTARISSRYGGGSRRRSPLRSPRRRYRSYSRSPSPPRRGSRDRDRGARDDYYSPSRSRSRSRLRSRSRSRSRSITRSPSPRNGRDYRRSLSPKENGRSPPKERGYGSDHKPVSPSGNGRSPSRSRSYSPR, from the exons ATGGGAAGGTACAGAAGTCGTAGCAGGAGCTACAGTCCCCGGCGCAGCAGAAGCCCTCCTCCTCGGAAGCGATACGACGATCCTAGGGATAGATATCAAGGTAGTAGGTCTTACAGGGATAGACGATCTGGTCCTTCTGGATTGCTTGTTCGCAACATTGCCCTGGACGCAAG gTCAGAAGATCTTAGGATCCCATTCGAACGTTTTGGTCCCGTGAAGGATGTATATCTTCCAAAGAATTATTACACTGG AGAGCCACGAGGCTTTGGGTTTGTTAAGTTCCGCAATGGTGACGATGCTGCTGAAGCCAAGAGACAGATGAATCATCAAGTTATAGGTGGACGTGAGATAACCATTGTGTTTGCTGAAGAGAACAGAAAAACTCCTCAAGAAATGCGTAGTACCGCACGTATAAG TAGCCGATATGGGGGAGGCTCTAGAAGGCGATCTCCACTGAGGTCCCCAAGACGTAGATACCGTT CTTATTCACGGTCACCTTCACCACCCAGGCGTGGCTCGAG AGACAGAGACCGTGGTGCTAGGGATGATTATTACTCACCATCACGGTCGAGATCCAGATCCAGATTGAGGTCCAGGTCAAGATCGAGATCAAGATCCATCACACGGTCCCCCTCGCCTCGCAATGGGAGGGACTATAGGAGGTCCCTAAGCCCAAAAGAGAATGGTCGAAGTCCTCCCAAGGAGAGAGGCTATGGTTCGGATCACAAGCCAGTGAGTCCAAGTGGGAATGGTCGTAGTCCATCAAGGTCTCGTTCATACAG CCCTCGCTGA
- the LOC122669951 gene encoding probable protein S-acyltransferase 17, giving the protein MEVQWVLVCHGLITVLVVVSFLCGQWPIFQGTFIERIHHFMTFGAYDYLLRFVGVICGSRARDVLLSVEDYCCDRPNPILQVLYLSILGATYYFIAKSSFRYIPGYYLSEIHRYASLLAAGVGVLLFVVTSFSDPGTVKAENVSQYIAAYPYDDIIYSEKRCSTCKIPKPARSKHCSICNRCVARFDHHCGWMNNCIGERNTRYFMAFLLWHFLLCIYGTVALGLILAGQLKELKVIYILTAYYGVENSFYSLFPHVVQWLLSSYNTQILLMVFLVIVSLLLAGFFGYHAHLCLTNTTTNETFKWQDYLSWKKKINEAKVSAEALKASISELSKEKKPPKSKWKAFFRRSPLEEVVVVVKNNVYDKGAFHNLNEIIFPLSARKSFSRTESKLD; this is encoded by the exons ATGGAGGTACAGTGGGTTTTAGTATGCCATGGCTTAATCACTGTATTGGTGGTGGTTTCGTTCCTCTGCGGTCAGTGGCCAATCTTTCAGGGGACTTTCATCGAGCGCATCCATCACTTCATGACTTTCGGTGCTTACGATTATTTATT GCGGTTTGTTGGGGTAATATGTGGTTCAAGAGCCAGAGATGTGTTGCTCTCTGTGGAGGACTACTGCTGTGATCGACCCAATCCAATTTTACAG GTACTATATCTGTCAATACTTGGGGCAACATATTATTTTATTGCTAAGTCATCCTTTAGATATATTCCTGGTTATTATCTTAGTGAAATACACAG GTACGCAAGCTTGTTGGCTGCAGGTGTGGGGGTTCTACTCTTTGTAGTGACTAGCTTTTCTGATCCAGGAACAGTGAAAGCTGAGAATGTTTCTCAATATATTGCTGCTTATCCGTATGATGATATTATATATTCCGAAAAAAGATGTTCCACTTGCAAGATTCCAAA GCCTGCAAGGTCCAAGCACTGCAGCATATGTAATCGTTGTGTTGCACGGTTTGACCATCACTGTGGATGGATG AATAACTGCATAGGAGAGAGGAATACGCGGTACTTCATGGCTTTCCTTCTCTG GCATTTCCTTCTTTGTATATATGGGACAGTTGCCCTTGGATTGATTCTCGCTGGTCAATTGAAAGAGTTGAAGGTCATCTACATTCTTACAG CTTATTATGGCGTTGAAAATTCATTTTACAGTTTATTTCCTCATGTTGTACAG TGGTTGTTAAGTTCCTATAACACACAAATACTTCTCATGGTCTTCCTAGTCATAGTTTCTTTGTTACTGGCGGGATTCTTTGGGTACCATGCTCATTTGTGCCTTACAAACACCACAACAAATGAG ACCTTCAAGTGGCAAGACTATTTAagttggaaaaagaaaataaatgaagcAAAGGTAAGTGCTGAAGCACTGAAGGCCAGTATCAGCGAGTTGAGCAAAGAAAAGAAGCCTCCAAAAAGCAAATGGAAGGCCTTCTTTCGGAGGTCCCCCCTTGAAGAAGTAGTGGTCGTTGTTAAAAACAATGTTTATGACAAAGGAGCCTTTCACAATCTTAATGAGATAATATTTCCATTGTCAGCGAGGAAATCATTTTCACGCACTGAGTCGAAATTGGACTAA
- the LOC122667793 gene encoding serine/arginine-rich SC35-like splicing factor SCL28 isoform X3 gives MGRYRSRSRSYSPRRSRSPPPRKRYDDPRDRYQGSRSYRDRRSGPSGLLVRNIALDARSEDLRIPFERFGPVKDVYLPKNYYTGEPRGFGFVKFRNGDDAAEAKRQMNHQVIGGREITIVFAEENRKTPQEMRSTARISSRYGGGSRRRSPLRSPRRRYRSYSRSPSPPRRGSRL, from the exons ATGGGAAGGTACAGAAGTCGTAGCAGGAGCTACAGTCCCCGGCGCAGCAGAAGCCCTCCTCCTCGGAAGCGATACGACGATCCTAGGGATAGATATCAAGGTAGTAGGTCTTACAGGGATAGACGATCTGGTCCTTCTGGATTGCTTGTTCGCAACATTGCCCTGGACGCAAG gTCAGAAGATCTTAGGATCCCATTCGAACGTTTTGGTCCCGTGAAGGATGTATATCTTCCAAAGAATTATTACACTGG AGAGCCACGAGGCTTTGGGTTTGTTAAGTTCCGCAATGGTGACGATGCTGCTGAAGCCAAGAGACAGATGAATCATCAAGTTATAGGTGGACGTGAGATAACCATTGTGTTTGCTGAAGAGAACAGAAAAACTCCTCAAGAAATGCGTAGTACCGCACGTATAAG TAGCCGATATGGGGGAGGCTCTAGAAGGCGATCTCCACTGAGGTCCCCAAGACGTAGATACCGTT CTTATTCACGGTCACCTTCACCACCCAGGCGTGGCTCGAG ATTATAA
- the LOC122667793 gene encoding serine/arginine-rich SC35-like splicing factor SCL28 isoform X1 has translation MGRYRSRSRSYSPRRSRSPPPRKRYDDPRDRYQGSRSYRDRRSGPSGLLVRNIALDARSEDLRIPFERFGPVKDVYLPKNYYTGEPRGFGFVKFRNGDDAAEAKRQMNHQVIGGREITIVFAEENRKTPQEMRSTARISSRYGGGSRRRSPLRSPRRRYRSYSRSPSPPRRGSSRDRDRGARDDYYSPSRSRSRSRLRSRSRSRSRSITRSPSPRNGRDYRRSLSPKENGRSPPKERGYGSDHKPVSPSGNGRSPSRSRSYSPR, from the exons ATGGGAAGGTACAGAAGTCGTAGCAGGAGCTACAGTCCCCGGCGCAGCAGAAGCCCTCCTCCTCGGAAGCGATACGACGATCCTAGGGATAGATATCAAGGTAGTAGGTCTTACAGGGATAGACGATCTGGTCCTTCTGGATTGCTTGTTCGCAACATTGCCCTGGACGCAAG gTCAGAAGATCTTAGGATCCCATTCGAACGTTTTGGTCCCGTGAAGGATGTATATCTTCCAAAGAATTATTACACTGG AGAGCCACGAGGCTTTGGGTTTGTTAAGTTCCGCAATGGTGACGATGCTGCTGAAGCCAAGAGACAGATGAATCATCAAGTTATAGGTGGACGTGAGATAACCATTGTGTTTGCTGAAGAGAACAGAAAAACTCCTCAAGAAATGCGTAGTACCGCACGTATAAG TAGCCGATATGGGGGAGGCTCTAGAAGGCGATCTCCACTGAGGTCCCCAAGACGTAGATACCGTT CTTATTCACGGTCACCTTCACCACCCAGGCGTGGCTCGAG CAGAGACAGAGACCGTGGTGCTAGGGATGATTATTACTCACCATCACGGTCGAGATCCAGATCCAGATTGAGGTCCAGGTCAAGATCGAGATCAAGATCCATCACACGGTCCCCCTCGCCTCGCAATGGGAGGGACTATAGGAGGTCCCTAAGCCCAAAAGAGAATGGTCGAAGTCCTCCCAAGGAGAGAGGCTATGGTTCGGATCACAAGCCAGTGAGTCCAAGTGGGAATGGTCGTAGTCCATCAAGGTCTCGTTCATACAG CCCTCGCTGA